The genomic segment TGACGCTCCCGTCATACAGGAAGTACTTCCCATCATACAGGAAGTACTTCGAACTTCCGTGTTTACATTTTCCGGCGCGGGAAGAACATAGGCGACGCCAGCATGGCGGCCAAGCGAGGCACGCTCATCGTGTTAGAGGGGGTGGACAAAGCCGGCAAGACCACGCAGTGCAAGAAGCTGGTCGAGGCGCTGCAACAGAGAGGACACCCGGCGGAGATGATGAGGTTTCCCGGTGAGGCCCGACACGAAATTTCTGCAGCTTAGCCTACCCAGTATGGACGTGCTCCGATCTCCTGCATACTGTCCGTTTCCTATGCATATACTCTTGATGACTGTCTATATGTATACTATGCTATGCATGTAGTATTATTGTCTGTACAGGATTGCTAAAGGCAAAGTAATCAAATTTCAGGGTAAAATGATGCATAAAGTTTTTAAAGGTTAAAgaaattgtgatttttgttggtAGACAGAAGCACTCCGATTGGAAAGCTGATCAGCGCTTACCTGGAGAAGAAGAGCGACCTGGAGGACCACACAGTGCACCTTCTCTTTTCCGCTAACCGGTGGGAAATGGTGTAAGTGGAGGAGATCATTTTCATGTCATGTGAGGCAGAGGTTCTCATTTGGTTCTTTAGCAAAGTTGTTCACTTGGTTGTGATGATCACATTTTTTCCCTTGCATTTTCAAGTTTTTGGAACTGGTATGCCATTTTCCCttttaaatttgacttttCATCTCCAAATGTTGCAACTATATTCTAGTGGTAGTCCAACTATTTCCTCACAAATGGATGACTCAAGCATTTATCTTGGAGTAACATCATAACTTTTTGTCATCTTCTTCTGCAGGCCTGTTATGAAACAAAAGTTGGAGCAAGGGACCACGCTAGTGGTGGACCGGTACGCCTTCTCCGGGGCTGCTTTCACCAGCGCCAAACCGGTGAGGCGGTCCCTAATCAGCCAATGtactactaaaaaaaaaaaaaaaaaagattttcgaGTTTTACTAAATAAGATGCATAACCtggattaaaaatgttgaattttacTTGACTAAAAATGtcaccattttatttcattttacttacaactttaaaaaatgtctcaatTTTAGGGTTTCACTCTAGATTGGTGCACCAGGCCAGATGTGGGTTTGCCCAAGCCAGACATGGTCCTGTTCCTGCGCTTGAGCCCGGTCGAAGCAGCTTTGCGAGGTCGCTATGGCGAGGAGCGCTACGAGGACGCCGCCTTCCAGAGCGCCGTGCTCGACCGCTTCAATCAGCTCATAGACGACCCATCCGTCAACTGGAAGGTGAGTATGCTA from the Syngnathus acus chromosome 4, fSynAcu1.2, whole genome shotgun sequence genome contains:
- the dtymk gene encoding thymidylate kinase isoform X2, translated to MAAKRGTLIVLEGVDKAGKTTQCKKLVEALQQRGHPAEMMRFPDRSTPIGKLISAYLEKKSDLEDHTVHLLFSANRWEMVPVMKQKLEQGTTLVVDRYAFSGAAFTSAKPGFTLDWCTRPDVGLPKPDMVLFLRLSPVEAALRGRYGEERYEDAAFQSAVLDRFNQLIDDPSVNWKVVDASGSVNEVHNDIAQKSLDNIRIAQTQPLGELWTNSLIMSKPTITTLEVE
- the dtymk gene encoding thymidylate kinase isoform X1, which codes for MAAKRGTLIVLEGVDKAGKTTQCKKLVEALQQRGHPAEMMRFPDRSTPIGKLISAYLEKKSDLEDHTVHLLFSANRWEMVPVMKQKLEQGTTLVVDRYAFSGAAFTSAKPGFTLDWCTRPDVGLPKPDMVLFLRLSPVEAALRGRYGEERYEDAAFQSAVLDRFNQLIDDPSVNWKCPVQVVDASGSVNEVHNDIAQKSLDNIRIAQTQPLGELWTNSLIMSKPTITTLEVE